The genomic DNA ttataaaaattttaatttttagtactttttagatttaacccgtgaaagaattattcttacataattctatttttgaatttttagtgtttttaaatttaacccgtaagtttaatgttttttagatttaacctcTGAAAGAATTATATCCGTAAAAGTTATTATGCTGTATACCACAgatgaaattatattataaatactataatttattagatttaacccgtaaaataaatatttttacaattttttatcagcatattaacaaccattaaagattttaattgttcatatcaaacaatatagttattattgaatattagagtttttaaagaaaaaattattgtatatatattttggcatatgttattaagtataataaatttctatatatatatatatattgttttaagaaattataaaccaaattagtAGACATTTTTAGGAATCtaatggatatttttttgtttgtaatttttaaggattaactttgtaataagtagaacacaaaatatatttcaaaaatgttaatataaattcgAGAATTTGCTATCATAtgactatttttttctcttatcacgaacaaaaataataattatacattctaaattattttttttggatgttatAAAATGAAGTTATCTTCATACTTTAATCTCTTTGCCGAGAGATTTAATTGTATAAATCTTACATGTTGATAACCAGCCAAGGAAaatcaagaagacaaaaagataATCAAATCCATATACATTTGCGAtgacataactaaaaaaaaaaacattcgacCAGTTTACAATACAATTATGTCAAACGGAAAATTATGTTAAAACGTAAcctgttacaaataaaaattaaaagaggccAAGCAAGTGTTAGAACATAGATAAATGGTCTACACAAACCATTTCCAGAAACTCCAACTTTCAAGAGCTAAATCaaatactttaacaaaaaataaagtaaaaatctCTATCAACTAAACCCATATGAAAATAATTGAGACATCATATATAACCAGTTATAATCTGTTGACgtacaaacaataaaaatgtctaaatttcagaaaaaaataatatagagtAAAGAATTTGTCTATTACAAGGCataaagtttgtttgttttgtcgaAAGATAATTGTTTTTATGAGTTGgtacattttagttttatagtGAGAGGTTTATTTCTACAGTTTCTTATCGATGATAGAAATACGTTTGATGTAAAAATTGGTGAGCAAGTATAATATATTGGAAAATTTGAcaattatgtttaaaattatgtttaatCAGTTATAATCTGTTGACGTAAAAAAAATCTGACTTGagtacaaacaataaaaatatctaaatttcaGAAAAAATAACATAGAGTAAAGAATTTGTCTATTACAAAGCataaagtttgtttgttttgtcgaaatataattgttttttggaatatttgcaTTCTAACACACTTTTCTATAAAAATGTTGTATTTTAACACACTTTTGGACCACCACACACTTTTTTATAGTGTTTTACTTTCTTAccctctaactctctctctccaaacacATTACTTCTCAACACCCatctttctcttattttttatttttactctattttctttcctttatctttctttctcaccTTCTCTAACTTTCTCTCcatttccaaataatttttatgttatttgtttatcttactccctttctttgatatatgtgttTGAATAATCTTGAGTAGtggataacaatatatatatattccttagccacatttatatctttttaaaattttgcattttgatatatttatcacctacaaaatcaaatccagatgcttatatgtttatgattatttagtttcatgttcaatatatataatatcatccatcaaatatttttcatatgttattgatcatcaattttatgttttatagtaaaaaaatcttcagatttggctacatttgttaCAATTACTATGAGATTAAATTTATGATCtaaaatttaagatttaggttttagggtttagagttttagagtttaaggcttagagatttagggtttagagtttagtataggatataatgaacggtttcatgcttaggtttttaggggatatgatgaggttaaaattgtttggtaATTAACAATGACTaattcaccaaaacacaagtagtttttagtggacgtgtataattTAGCGTCCACGTGGgcttgattttatggacatgtagtttttagtggacgtgtataattTAGCGTCCACGTGGACTTGATTTTATAGACATGTAGcttttagtggacgtgtataattTAGCGTCCAcgtggacttgattttatggacatgaaaaattaaaatcgtTTGATAGTGTACCATGACTACTTTACTAAACCACAAGTTGTTTAACTAATTAggtatttatatgttttttttatatggcgaacaacatcaatgaatttggaaatttataaagaatgtaatgcaagaaGTCAAAAATTTGCCTTAATTTAAGGTTCAGGGTTTACAGGTTGGGGtaggtcaatttcatgttttatagtaaaagatcttcatatttgactacatttgttaaattttctatgaaattaaagttatgattatggtttatgatctaaggttaaggtctatagtttaggatttaggtgTTAGAGTTTAGGCTTTAGGAtttatggtttagggtttagggtttagggtttagaggttttgggtttagggtttaggataagATATAATGAACGGTCTCATGCTTAGTTTTTTAGgagatatgatgaggttaaaattgtttgatagttaacaacgATTGTTTCACTaaaacacaagtagtttttagtggacgtgtataactcatcatccatgtggatttgattttaaaataagtatccacataagTATCCCCAAATAAGACATtagtatccacataataagacatttttagcatccacataacaattaacaaataatattcaactataattggataattaggtattcatatatttttctctaatcATCCAAAAGTAAGTATTCATCTATATatgttaaccatccacataatagcgaacaattattcaaatataaatagataatgtaTAACTAATCAGTATCCATAGCACCTCATCCACATGATGGcatcaaattttcattatacAAACCTAGTTTTTAAGATACAAATACAATCCGCTCCATACAAATTAATGGACACCaattttgtaaagaaatatTGTCTACATAAACAATACATAATGAATACCATTAGAGATAGAGGTTtttggtttagagtttaggatatgatatgatgaacGGTTTCATGCTTAGGTCTTTTGGGGATATGATGAGGTCAACATATTatgatagttaacaatgactacttcaccaaaacataaatagtttttagtggacgtgtataattcatcgtccatgtggacttgattttagaataagtatagtatccacataataagaaatttttagcatccacataacaatcaacaaatattcaactataagtggataatatgtattataattattcattttaaatatattaaaatggatcttaaaatgtagaaaaaataaaattataatgaatgataaaaacaaaatcaaaaaaatatgtcataataattaaataaagtgattacAAAGAGagtaggagaaaaaaaaaagtgaataatagaaaaagaaaatgtgatgaaggttataaacttatatgatGAAGGTTAAAATAGTCTAGAAATTATGTGAAATTGGCAAAAAGTGTCCCATGGACAAAAAGTGTGTCAAATGAACATGCTTTCATAGAAAGTGTGTCTCAATGCAAATCTCCCTTGTTTTTTATGAGTTGgtacattttagttttatagtgagaggtttatttatatagtttcttATCGATGATAGAAATACGTTTGATGTAAAAATTGGTGAGCAAGCATAATATCTTggaaaatttgataattatgtttaaaatttggaTAAGAGTAGACAATATTCCTTAATTTTTGTGTATGTGTATAATTAGTTTCTTCTATTAGCTATATTTTCTCGATTTTGTTTATAAGAGTCATaccaaatatctatatatacatttttgaagtacaattTGTGTTCTATCCTTGAAGTTTaacttattttaaaacttatttacataattgatccttaaaaaattgcacaaaacaataatttaaatctGGCAATTCAAAGTCGAGTACTCaattaatatatctataaaatgGTTACACCAATTTgattcctaaaatatatcttctaaatttatttctatttttctaaatcaatttttgtttatacttaTATAATCTTTATATTTAACATCATATTCCTAAATTGATATCTCCACTTCATTGCTATTTTcctttatcaattaaaatattacaatcattgcttataaataatttacaatcaTTGCTtacaaatagtttaaaatactatataatgtgatTATATAGCAGGACGGGTTATAGACTTGACGGGTTTAGCAttactataaatttaaaatattaaatttgatgTTAAAATACGGGTTAAAtactcatttaattattttgtcaacactacaaataataaaatattatacatatcaaatcaaggtaatttaactaaattctgtaaaacaattaaatcattagcAAAATTGTGTCTTTATCATATAATATCTTATAAGTTACctattatgtattttattatttatattaataatgaaCAATCCAAATACTActtaactaaatataacaaacaaatagaaattcaaatttgattatataaaaaaaattgtcccgcGGTATACCGTGCGTTAAAATTTAGTACATTTGAATTCGAAATATTCCTTACCTTAGCATTAGTTAAtattcgatatatatatatatacatatatgaccGTAATATTAAATAAAGGAACTCTTACCATATTATTTGACTAATCAATTTTGTTACCATAtattagttattgttttttatgCAATGTTGTaggggttaatattgtaaataaaatttaaataaacataactaaaagggtataacacaaaatgtacttcaaaaatgtatatatatatatatatataggtaacTAAATCAAAGTCAGTTATAACTTTTGGCTCTCGTGTTTATGGAGCGACACAAGACAGATTGAAGTCGATCCTCAACATACCAAATCATGGTGGAGGCGGTAAATATTTAAGACTTCCAGAACAATTTGGtcgaaagaaaaaagaaatgttcaCCTATATAATTGACCAAGTGAAGAATCGGACTTCTCATTGAAGCTCAAGAACTTTATCACCTGCAGGAAAGGAAATAATGCTCAAATCAGTTGCACTTTCGATGCCTGTTTATGCAATGTCGTGTTTTAAACTGCCAAAGGGTGTCACTTCAGATATTGAAACCTTACTAATGAATTTCTTGTGGGAACGAAATTCTAAACAACGTGGTATTCCATGGATCTCATGGTCAAGGCTAAAACACTCTAAAAAGGAAGGTGGATTAGGTTTCAGGATATAGAAAAGTTTAATGATGCTTTGCTTGCTAAGCAAGTCTGGAGATTGCTTAAATTTCCTAATTCATTGTTTGCAAAAATCATGAAAGCACGCTATTACCAAGATGATAGTCTCTTAGATGCAAAAGAACGCAAGAACCAATCTTATGGATGGTCTTCTCTACTGCATGGACTAGAGCTGATTAAAAAGGGCTCTCGTTTTCTAGTTGGTGATGGTAAATCTATACGTCTTGGTACTGATAATTTCTTACCAGGACATCCCCCCACGACCGATAACAACTACGAATGCTCAACATCACAATAAAACATCGGATATTTTGATTCAAGAAATTGGGAACTATCGCTCTTGGGATTTGAACCAAATAGAGTCTATATCCATAGTAGAAGATCAAGCAGATATCAAGAACCTATATATCTCACAGATTGGAGTACTACACAGATTAATATGGCACTATACAACGAGTGGTGAATATACTGTTAAATCAGGATATTGGCTTCTCACTCATGATCCTCATGATGATAACCCTATCCCACCTATTCCTCACGGATCTGTGGAGCTGAAAAACAAGATATGGAAACTCCAAAtcttaccaaaaatcaaacactttttATGGCGTGTTTTATCCAAGGCTTTACCTACAACCACCCGACTTCGAACTCGAGGAATGAATATTGATGCTGTTTGTCCAAGATGTAACCATGAAGATGAATCAATTCTACATGCCTTACTCACGTGTCCTTTTGCGAGAATGGTCTGGCAAATGTCAAATATATCACCTCAATACAGTAACCAGGTGCACACGGATACATAGTCATCTATTGAAACACTTCTCAATCTAGCAGGTcaacaaaacaatacacaaaattCCTATTTACCATTTTGGCTTCTTTGGCGAATATGGAAAGCAAGGAACACACAAGTTTTTGATGATATTAGAGAAGGACCTTCAATCACTATTTTGAAAGCAGTTgctgaaacaaaagaatggatAACCATTCTAAAACTTGACGCCCAGTCTACTCCGACCAATTTTACTACGCGCATATCAACTTGGACTAGACCAATCCATCCCATgtttaaatgtaattttgatgcaGTTTTTGATACACACAGTCACACTAATTCAGGAGGATGGATAATCATAGATCATCAGTGAGATGCTCTGGTTTGGAGAGCAACAGCCTTATCTACCTCTCAGTCTGTTCTAGAAGCAGAAGCAAAAGCACTTTTATCGACATTAAAACATGCATGAATCTGGGGTTATACTTCGATAATTTTTGAAAGAGACTGTGAAACTTTAGTTAAAATCGTCAATGGCCATCAAGAGAATGCTTCCATTTTGAATGTGATTCGGGATTTAAATCTTTGGAGATCAAAAATTCATAACTTTGTTTGCAAAATTTGGTTGTCAAACTACTGATTTTTATGTTGAGTCTGTAACAAAGCCTGTTTGGCTCATTGAACCCATTCTGATaaagtaatataatatttatttgagttaaaaaaaaagataggtaACTAAATAAAAGCTTTTTCTACGCCAACAACAAAAGTATATTAAAGCATcttattattataagaaaatacatgaaaaataattataaatgacggcataattaatattaaacccTAAATGACGGCATAATTAGGGTTCGAAGGTNGGTGTTGTTTCTCAAGATTACACAGATTTGAAAATGTAATAATTTGAGTCCAGGTCTCCTcattgctgatttgttttttttttattttaatttctccgtgttgacagaaaaaaaaaatcactggATTGATTGAGAGAATACAATGGACAGGATCAGTTTCTTGCCGGATGATTTCTTGTTGCAGATACTTTCATTGCTTACCACAAAAGATGTCTTGAAGAAGGGTCTTTTGTCGAAACGTTGGCGGAATCTTTGGAAGTTGGTTCATAAACTCGAGTACATCGATTGCACTACGAGCTTTATTGATCATGCGAGGTTTCTGCTGTTTGTGGACAGGTCTTTGCTATTAAACACGGCTCCAATCTTAGAGTGTTTCTCTTTCAAGTTTGATAGGAGATACAATGACGTAGATATCGGATTTTGGGTTAGAATTGCGGTGGAACGAGGTTTACGCAATTTCTTTTATTATGCTACCAGTCTTCAGCCGCCTAGCAGATTACCTCAATGTTTGTTTACTTGCGGAACACTCGTGGCACTTAAACTCAGCAATGTGTCGCTTGCCGATGTTAAGTTCCCTATTAGTTTCCCGTTACTCAAAGTATTGCACCTTCGTTGGGTGATTTACGTTGACAATGAAACCCCTCAGAAGCTTTTATCAAGCTGCCATATTATTGAAGACTTGGTCGTGGACCGAAAAAGGAATGATAATGTAACAACCTTTCCTATTACGTTGCCTTCACTACGAAAGTTATTCTACAATGGAGTATCTAAAGACGACATGTTTGAGTTGAATGCTCCTTCTTTGAAGTGCTTAGAGATTAGAGATGTCGGTTACGAGTGTATGGTTGAGAAAATGCCTGAGATCGTGTCTGCAAATGTGGAGGTTATCTATTCGAATACCGCTGACATGCTCGGTTCTCTAACATCACTCAAACGCCTCTCGATATGTTTACGATCAGAGGTATAGATTACTAAACACTTCTTTGAAAAGTAGCTAGAAAACCAAATTACATAGTTGTTTTCTTATTAGTCTTTTCTATTTGCAGTCGCCGTTTCCTACTGGTAAAATCTTCCATCAGCTTGTAGACTTGGAGTTTTGCACATGCAATTCAGAATGGGATCTACTTCTGTCTTTTCTCAAACATTCTCCAAAACTACGAGCTCTCAAACTCAATGAGGTAAAACTTTTCGAGCTTCGCGCTTGTGGTTTTTGTCAGTCTCATCTCTAAACTTTAGTACTGGTCTAATGATATATATCCTCATCAGAGACATGGCTGTCGTTTTGGAGAACAAGCGTTACATTGGGATGAGCCAAGTTCTGTTCCTGAAACGTTGATGTCCGGACTTGAAACTTTGGAGTGGAGAAACTACAGAGGATGGAATGTTGAGAAAGAACTCGCAACGTTTATCTTGAAACATTCTCGTCGTTTAAAGAGAGCGGTTTTCTCAACAAAAGTCAccaatttggagaagaaacaTGGAATGCTCAAAGAGTTGGCTCTTTTGTCCAGAGGTTCAACGACATGTCAGCTCGTCTTTGACTAAAAAAGTCTGAAACCAGCTGGTTCAGAAGCAGTtcggaaaaacaaaattagctCTAAACCAGTTTTATTGCATCTCTTAAAGTACCATCTGCTCTGTTTCTCTACATGGTCGagccttttcttctttgttgactTTAGCCTTTTATTTACTTCTAGTGCTAAAATGTTTTTACTAATTAGGGAACACATGGTtgtctttgtctctttttttagtCATCGTGAATTTTA from Camelina sativa cultivar DH55 chromosome 2, Cs, whole genome shotgun sequence includes the following:
- the LOC104747659 gene encoding FBD-associated F-box protein At5g56370-like, whose product is MDRISFLPDDFLLQILSLLTTKDVLKKGLLSKRWRNLWKLVHKLEYIDCTTSFIDHARFLLFVDRSLLLNTAPILECFSFKFDRRYNDVDIGFWVRIAVERGLRNFFYYATSLQPPSRLPQCLFTCGTLVALKLSNVSLADVKFPISFPLLKVLHLRWVIYVDNETPQKLLSSCHIIEDLVVDRKRNDNVTTFPITLPSLRKLFYNGVSKDDMFELNAPSLKCLEIRDVGYECMVEKMPEIVSANVEVIYSNTADMLGSLTSLKRLSICLRSESPFPTGKIFHQLVDLEFCTCNSEWDLLLSFLKHSPKLRALKLNERHGCRFGEQALHWDEPSSVPETLMSGLETLEWRNYRGWNVEKELATFILKHSRRLKRAVFSTKVTNLEKKHGMLKELALLSRGSTTCQLVFD